In one Bactrocera tryoni isolate S06 chromosome 5, CSIRO_BtryS06_freeze2, whole genome shotgun sequence genomic region, the following are encoded:
- the LOC120778335 gene encoding protein GVQW3-like has protein sequence MLQKSFGESALSKTHPYEWYKAFKKGRETVGDMPRSGRASTSVTDDSVEKVKEIIADNIRVSLKEIAHKLEILRESVRTIMHYKLSMQRVAAKLVPIDLKFIQKGYREQVAADILDRANSNTIFMERIITGDETWIFEYDTLTNQQSSE, from the coding sequence ATGTTGCAGAAGTCTTTTGGTGAATCTGCTCTATCAAAAACGCACccttacgagtggtacaaagcatTCAAGAAGGGTCGGGAGACCGTCggagacatgcctcgttctggacgggCTTCAACGAGTGTGACCGATGATAGCGttgaaaaagtgaaagaaattaTTGCCGATAATATCCGTGTGAGCTTGAAAGAGATTGCCCATAAATTGGAGATCTTACGCGAGAGCGTACGTACGATTATGCATTACAAATTGAGCATGCAACGCGTTGCTGCAAAACTTGTTCCGATAGACCTGAAATTCATACAAAAAGGGTATCGAGAGCAAGTAGCTGCAGACATCCTGGATCGGGCTAATTCGAATACCATCTTCATGGAACGCATAATCACTGGTGACGAGACATGGATCTTCGAATATGACACACTTACGAACCAGCAATCGTCCGAATGA